Proteins encoded within one genomic window of Salipaludibacillus agaradhaerens:
- a CDS encoding response regulator: MERENQLRIVLIDDHQLFREGVKRILSMEPNFEVAAEGNDGEDVINLVRQTRPDVVLMDINMPNVNGMEATKNLVETFPDVKVLILSIHDDETYVTHVLKTGASGYLLKEMDTEALIEAVKVVGDGGAYIHPKVTHNLINEYRRLASDNGTETEIGFREVEYRRPLHLLTRRECEVLQLMTDGKSNRAIGEALYISEKTVKNHVSNILQKMNMNDRTQAVVEAIKNGWVKVN; the protein is encoded by the coding sequence ATGGAAAGAGAAAATCAACTACGCATAGTACTTATCGACGACCACCAATTATTCCGTGAAGGGGTTAAACGGATCTTAAGCATGGAACCTAATTTTGAGGTTGCAGCAGAAGGTAATGACGGAGAAGATGTTATAAATCTCGTAAGACAAACACGACCGGATGTTGTGTTGATGGATATTAACATGCCGAATGTGAATGGTATGGAAGCAACTAAAAATCTTGTAGAAACTTTCCCTGATGTTAAAGTTCTTATCCTTTCTATTCATGACGACGAAACGTATGTCACACACGTCTTAAAGACGGGGGCATCTGGCTATCTTCTTAAAGAGATGGACACTGAAGCACTCATTGAAGCAGTGAAAGTTGTAGGGGATGGGGGCGCGTATATTCATCCTAAAGTTACCCACAATTTAATTAATGAATATAGACGTTTAGCTTCTGATAATGGCACTGAAACAGAAATTGGTTTCAGAGAAGTGGAATACCGTAGGCCACTTCACCTTCTTACACGTCGTGAGTGTGAAGTTTTACAGCTTATGACAGATGGGAAAAGTAACCGAGCTATCGGAGAAGCTTTGTATATTAGTGAAAAAACGGTTAAAAACCATGTGAGTAACATTTTACAGAAAATGAACATGAATGATAGAACACAAGCGGTCGTTGAAGCGATTAAAAATGGATGGGTAAAAGTTAATTAA
- a CDS encoding DegV family protein, with product MQIKKEEVRIFMSDIAIVTDSTAYIPQDLRKQYNITMVPLNVIFGETVFKEGDLTTETFYEKMREADELPTTSQPSIGLFEETFHQLGQEHDEIIVITLSSGISGTYQTAVAAGNMTDNVNVHVFDSEVSCMVQGLFVLAAAKMVRKGIESQAILAQLESMKKKSRAYFMADDLSHLHRGGRLNGAQLVVGSLLQIKPVLHFDNKVIVPYEKVRTAKKALAKIYSLLDNDAKGGVALDIVVIHANRPEKAEEIAAELKGKYPATNVHLSYFGPVIGTHLGEGSLGIGWVETQV from the coding sequence ATGCAAATAAAGAAGGAAGAAGTGAGAATCTTTATGAGTGATATTGCAATAGTAACTGACAGCACAGCATATATCCCACAAGATTTACGTAAGCAATACAATATTACAATGGTCCCTCTTAACGTTATTTTTGGGGAAACGGTCTTTAAAGAAGGAGATTTAACCACAGAGACATTTTACGAAAAAATGAGGGAAGCTGATGAATTACCAACGACATCACAGCCTTCTATTGGTCTTTTTGAAGAAACGTTTCATCAGCTTGGACAAGAACACGATGAGATAATCGTCATTACACTATCAAGTGGCATTAGCGGCACTTATCAGACAGCTGTTGCGGCTGGAAATATGACAGATAATGTGAACGTGCATGTGTTTGATTCAGAAGTCAGTTGTATGGTACAAGGTTTGTTTGTATTAGCTGCGGCAAAAATGGTGCGAAAGGGGATTGAATCTCAAGCCATTCTAGCTCAACTGGAAAGTATGAAAAAGAAGAGCCGTGCGTATTTTATGGCAGATGACCTCAGTCATCTTCACCGAGGTGGCCGATTAAATGGCGCTCAGCTTGTGGTAGGAAGCTTACTGCAAATAAAACCTGTTCTTCATTTTGACAACAAAGTGATTGTCCCTTATGAAAAAGTAAGAACTGCAAAAAAAGCACTAGCGAAAATATATTCATTGCTTGATAATGATGCCAAAGGTGGAGTTGCCTTGGATATTGTTGTGATTCATGCTAACCGGCCTGAAAAAGCAGAAGAAATAGCAGCAGAATTAAAAGGTAAATATCCAGCTACGAACGTCCACCTTAGCTATTTTGGTCCAGTTATTGGCACTCATCTAGGTGAGGGTAGCCTTGGCATCGGATGGGTAGAGACCCAAGTATAA
- a CDS encoding DEAD/DEAH box helicase translates to MRFYAANQWEINDHPTLFPYSFKCKRKQWLIPERLLPSSIPPHNIKRSSLIRLSDYPFTKWYFPNVNKTYQPEKALKTMLTGRLLLLDEVVQKIPLKLIHEHVGNGYIQYKAGLDFRTSEPTCNRCGNNDSFLFGRFTCSRCKKNCIYCRACLMMGRVTSCTPLLTWEGNEERVMNVPQMAWTGSLTLEQEKASKFLRQQLETLKERKECLVWAVCGAGKTEMLFSLIERALKAQFPILIATPRTDVVLELIPRLKASFPNTDVNGFYGGISEEARYAQSQIYVATTHQVLRYSRFFPLVIIDEVDAFPYTHDKKLQFAIERARASQSLTVYLTATPSKAFKKKVKNEELAYVKVTQRYHGHPLPEPQFIWIGNWRKKLSKNHLPLPLASWLSKHLNDHKQILLFFPAVNVMKIAEKVIKTVFKQQKIDAVYAEEAERREKVMRFRNGHTRLLLTTTILERGITIKDIQVAVLGAEDTIFTEAALVQIAGRAGRSPVAPEGDVSYFHHGKTKAMVDAVNHIKRMNDTF, encoded by the coding sequence TTGCGTTTTTATGCCGCTAATCAATGGGAAATAAACGATCATCCCACACTTTTTCCTTATTCATTCAAGTGTAAAAGGAAGCAATGGCTTATTCCTGAAAGGTTATTACCTTCGTCAATACCCCCTCATAACATTAAACGTTCTTCGCTCATTCGCTTATCAGACTATCCATTCACTAAATGGTATTTTCCCAACGTCAATAAAACCTATCAACCTGAAAAAGCATTAAAAACCATGTTAACGGGTCGACTGTTATTGTTAGACGAGGTTGTTCAAAAAATACCGTTGAAACTCATTCATGAACACGTGGGTAATGGCTATATACAGTATAAAGCAGGTCTAGATTTTAGAACCTCAGAACCTACGTGTAACAGATGTGGTAATAATGATTCATTTCTGTTTGGACGGTTTACATGTAGCCGATGTAAGAAAAATTGCATCTACTGTCGGGCATGTCTCATGATGGGACGTGTAACATCTTGTACGCCTTTACTTACTTGGGAGGGGAATGAGGAGCGAGTAATGAATGTGCCCCAGATGGCGTGGACAGGTTCCCTCACGTTAGAACAAGAGAAAGCATCAAAGTTTTTGAGACAACAATTAGAGACGCTAAAAGAACGAAAGGAGTGTCTAGTATGGGCAGTGTGTGGCGCTGGAAAAACAGAAATGTTATTTTCATTAATAGAACGAGCATTAAAGGCTCAGTTCCCGATTCTTATTGCAACTCCTCGAACAGATGTGGTATTAGAATTAATTCCTCGGTTGAAAGCCTCCTTTCCTAATACGGATGTCAATGGTTTTTATGGAGGAATAAGTGAAGAGGCCCGTTATGCTCAAAGCCAAATCTATGTGGCTACGACCCATCAAGTTCTTCGATACTCACGATTTTTTCCCCTTGTTATTATTGACGAAGTGGATGCTTTTCCTTATACACATGACAAGAAGTTACAATTCGCTATTGAGCGTGCAAGGGCCAGCCAAAGTCTTACGGTCTACCTTACTGCAACTCCCTCTAAAGCATTCAAGAAAAAGGTAAAAAATGAAGAACTGGCTTATGTAAAGGTGACCCAACGCTATCATGGCCATCCTTTGCCAGAACCTCAGTTCATTTGGATAGGTAACTGGCGGAAAAAGCTTTCAAAAAATCATCTTCCCCTTCCTCTAGCATCCTGGCTTTCTAAACATTTAAACGATCATAAACAAATTTTATTATTTTTTCCAGCAGTAAATGTAATGAAAATAGCCGAAAAAGTCATTAAAACAGTGTTCAAACAACAAAAAATAGATGCCGTTTATGCTGAGGAGGCAGAACGGAGAGAGAAAGTCATGCGTTTTAGAAATGGCCATACACGCCTACTGTTAACAACAACAATACTCGAACGGGGTATTACTATTAAGGATATTCAAGTAGCTGTCCTGGGAGCTGAAGATACGATATTCACTGAGGCGGCGTTAGTTCAGATTGCAGGTAGAGCTGGCCGTAGTCCAGTTGCTCCAGAAGGAGACGTTAGTTATTTTCACCATGGGAAAACTAAAGCTATGGTAGATGCGGTAAACCATATAAAACGAATGAATGATACTTTTTAA